A region of the Vibrio rumoiensis genome:
CCAACGCTCGCAAGAGAAATCGGCGGCGAAGCAAGTAAAACCCCATTAGATCTTTATCTCTCTTAATAAGGCTGATTATGGAATTAGATGACATTTACCGCCGCGATCTCAATCTTTTGATTGCTCTGCGAGTTTTAATTGAAGAAGAAACGGTCAGCAAAGCGGCGCAGCGTCTAAGCCTAAGTCAATCAGCGATGAGCCGAGTGTTAGGCCGCCTACGCGTGCTACTAGATGATCCCTTGTTTACTCGCCAGGGGCAGCGTTTAATTCCTACTCAAAAAGCGTTGGAATTTAATCAATCGCTAACCCAACCTCTCGAAAATATACGCGATATTTTATCTCCTCAAGAATTTGTGCCCCAAGAGTGCAACCAAAAGTTCACCATTGCCACCACCGACTATGCCATGCAAACCATTTTGCCGTTTGCCTTACCGCGTATTTATCAAGAAGCGCCAAATATTCGTTTAGAGTTAATACCATTGCAGCATCAGCATTTAAAAGAACAGCTCACAACTCAAGGCGCAGATATGGCGATTTGCCGCCCAACCTACTCAGTCGATCCGCTCAAAAAAGAACATTTGGGTAAAGTCGGCGTGTTTTGTTTACTCTCACCTAATCACCCCCTCGCCAACGCTGAATTAACTTTGGAAGATTATTTAACCGCCAACCACGCAATGATTGCGATCAGCGATGGCGTGAAAGCACTGATTGACCAAGCATTATCTGGTTATCCTGAACCTAAATGGCTGCTACGGGCTTATCACTTAGAAGCAGCTCTTGCGATGTTAGAAACCGTACCGTTAATTATTACTGTACCTGCAGATTTAGCCTACCTTGTGGCGAAGCGTTATAACCTCCTCATCAAGAAGACGCCTTTCGATTTAACACCATTTGATTACTCGCTCATTTGGCATTCGCGTTGTGACCAATCTTCCGCTCAGCAATGGTTGCGCGGAGTCTTAAAACAAGAATGTGGTAAATTAATTGCGGAAAGGATTGAGGTGATGGGAATAGAGTAAGGGGTTAAAGGTTCCTAATTCCTAGAAAAAGCAAACCGCGCTCCCTTTGGCTTTACACGCTACTCTCAACAAAAACAAAACCGCATCCAAAATAGCATAATTTTTAATCTATGATAAACTTTGTGTGAATAATTAATACAAGGTAAATCCCATGGGACGAACAACAAGTGTCACAATCGGCGAATCACTCAATAGCTTTATTGAACGTATGATACAAACTGGTCGTTACGGCTCAACCAGTGAAGTAATGAGAAGTGCCTTACGTTTGTTGGAGCAACAAGAAAACCAGCAAAATATGCTACGTAATGCGATTGAAGAAGGTGAACAAAGTGGTGAAAGCAACTTATCTTTAAAGCAGATTGCTGCGCAGCGCAAGGCTAAGTTGAGTGTATAAATTATCAAAAAAAGCCGAAGAAGATTTCGGGATAATTTATGAATACACTTGGTTAAATTTTGGTGAAGATCAGGCTGATGACTACACCGATGATATGGAACGCTGCTTACTTATTCTATCTGAAGCACCTTTGCTTGGCCGCGATTACAATGAGATCAAGCAGGGAATAAGAAGACATGATTATAAAAAGCACGCCATTTTCTATCGAATAAGAGAACAGGGTATTTTTATTCTGCGCATTTTACATCAACAAATGAACCCTATGCTTCACCTATAAAAAAGCCAAGCAGCGACTCATGTCAAAGCACCGCAAGGCTTTAAATTTCTGCTTTTTCGAATGACTAGATACGAATAACGTAGCGTCCTAGTCTCGAAGGTTGACCACAATTCGGCCTGTTACTTGACCGTTGGTAATATTGTCCGCGTATTGAGGGACATCTTCTAACTTAATTTCAGTACACGCTTGCTCAAAATAGCTGGCCGGTAGTAGTTCTGATAATGATTTCCACGCAGCAATACGTTTTTCTACAGGGCTGTTAACTGAGTCAACACCTTGTAGGCGCACATTACGTAAAATAAATGGCATGACAGTCGTTGGAAGATCAAATCCACCAGCTAAACCACAAGCTGCAACCACTGAGTTATAATCCATTTGTGCCAATACTTTTGCCAATACTTTGCTGCCGACGGTATCAACCGCACCGGCCCACACTTGTTTTTCAAGTGGACGAGCAGGCTCTTCAAACTCACTG
Encoded here:
- a CDS encoding type II toxin-antitoxin system ParD family antitoxin, which produces MGRTTSVTIGESLNSFIERMIQTGRYGSTSEVMRSALRLLEQQENQQNMLRNAIEEGEQSGESNLSLKQIAAQRKAKLSV
- a CDS encoding LysR family transcriptional regulator, whose protein sequence is MELDDIYRRDLNLLIALRVLIEEETVSKAAQRLSLSQSAMSRVLGRLRVLLDDPLFTRQGQRLIPTQKALEFNQSLTQPLENIRDILSPQEFVPQECNQKFTIATTDYAMQTILPFALPRIYQEAPNIRLELIPLQHQHLKEQLTTQGADMAICRPTYSVDPLKKEHLGKVGVFCLLSPNHPLANAELTLEDYLTANHAMIAISDGVKALIDQALSGYPEPKWLLRAYHLEAALAMLETVPLIITVPADLAYLVAKRYNLLIKKTPFDLTPFDYSLIWHSRCDQSSAQQWLRGVLKQECGKLIAERIEVMGIE
- a CDS encoding type II toxin-antitoxin system RelE/ParE family toxin; protein product: MYKLSKKAEEDFGIIYEYTWLNFGEDQADDYTDDMERCLLILSEAPLLGRDYNEIKQGIRRHDYKKHAIFYRIREQGIFILRILHQQMNPMLHL